From Candidatus Cloacimonadota bacterium, a single genomic window includes:
- a CDS encoding insulinase family protein — translation MKKTKLLHGFELIQSQEISEINCNYNRYRHRKSGADLIFLACSDNNKAFNITFKTIPEDDTGCPHILEHSVLNGSKNYPAKGTFMELVKGSLNTFINAMTSADWTSYPVASTNDKDFINLMRVYLDAVLYPRIYEESRILDQEGWHYELFSEDAEINYRGVVYNEMKGAFSSVDSIINRYCQHAQFPDTPYGFESGGDPDSIPELTQEKFTQFHSKYYHPSNSKIWLYGDMDIDATLKIIDEEYLSNFDDPGIRIELPEQKPFKALKQIDCQYPLGDDTDPTDQYYLALNFTYGKVTDTYLDQKLSLLCELLMYYPASPLKNVIRESGLCKDSTISVQNDILQPTITIICKQVQKDKLKPLSELIRKELSRISKEGFDKKMLEAMINYKEFFLREAQLNRFPKGLFYNLYCLGLWNHGGDPSNFLAFEGYLKELRRGLKEPMFETLVQEVFLENTHSTEVHFEPIPGLIAKQEAITKAKLDAYKKKLSKKEISELIAYNKDLKAWQEALDSDEDIQKIPLLNLSDVDSKAQSLPCESDIQGTYTILKHPVHTNGIVYLKAFFDLSHANVQDLPWIKLYTQLLGQINSENFSFGDLSNEISNNTGGINLYVDVANSYQTPDDILPKLVLSGKAIASKTAKLMDLCTEYALRPALDNPSRIKSLIMEFKTAMEHNVINSGMQITVQRMFAPFSQYHAFKDKINGLDYLNFLRDLANNMESDIDKIIGELKWVQSHFFNIHKAIFSITANEELIDDVVNKLPAFTKECGTDEHPAVENEFITSSTNEGIAAPIKIQYVVQGGNFFRKGYSYSGRLRVLANILSNEFLYKELRVKGGAYGGGTSFGMDGYQYFYSYRDPNLRESLDVYSNVPEFIRSFKCSKRDMNKYILGEISQLDYPKTPEAMGTTAAMDYITGFTQEDRQQIRDEVLSTNLEDLRQYADLIQAILDKNHYAVMGNEAKIKDAADLFDMITPLFKK, via the coding sequence ATGAAGAAAACCAAGCTATTACATGGCTTTGAGCTGATTCAAAGCCAGGAGATTAGCGAAATCAACTGCAACTACAATCGCTACCGTCACCGAAAGAGCGGAGCAGATCTGATTTTTCTGGCATGCTCTGACAACAATAAAGCATTCAATATCACCTTCAAAACCATCCCAGAAGACGATACGGGATGCCCGCACATTTTGGAGCACTCTGTGTTGAACGGCAGCAAGAACTACCCCGCAAAAGGCACCTTTATGGAACTGGTAAAGGGTAGCCTGAATACATTCATAAACGCCATGACCTCAGCCGACTGGACCAGCTATCCCGTTGCGTCCACAAATGATAAAGACTTCATAAACCTGATGCGAGTGTATTTGGATGCAGTGCTGTATCCCAGAATCTACGAAGAATCACGCATCCTGGATCAAGAAGGCTGGCACTACGAACTGTTTAGCGAAGATGCCGAGATAAACTATCGCGGTGTGGTGTACAACGAAATGAAGGGCGCATTTTCGTCTGTCGATAGCATAATAAACCGCTATTGTCAGCATGCTCAATTCCCGGATACTCCTTATGGCTTCGAGAGCGGTGGCGACCCAGATTCAATTCCGGAGCTTACACAAGAGAAATTCACACAATTCCATAGCAAGTATTATCACCCCTCAAACAGTAAAATTTGGCTGTATGGAGACATGGATATTGACGCCACGTTGAAGATCATCGATGAAGAGTATCTCAGCAACTTCGATGATCCCGGGATCAGGATTGAATTACCTGAACAAAAACCCTTTAAGGCGCTCAAACAAATAGATTGCCAATATCCTTTGGGCGACGATACGGATCCCACGGATCAATATTATCTGGCCTTGAATTTCACCTATGGGAAGGTCACGGATACTTATCTAGATCAAAAGCTCTCGCTTCTATGCGAATTACTGATGTACTATCCCGCTTCCCCTCTGAAAAACGTGATTCGGGAATCGGGCTTGTGCAAGGATTCCACCATTTCAGTGCAAAATGATATTCTTCAGCCCACAATCACAATCATCTGTAAACAAGTTCAAAAGGACAAGCTAAAACCTCTTAGTGAGCTCATCCGCAAAGAATTGAGCCGGATATCGAAAGAGGGATTCGACAAAAAGATGCTGGAAGCGATGATAAATTACAAAGAGTTCTTCCTGCGCGAAGCTCAATTGAATCGCTTTCCCAAAGGTTTATTCTACAATTTATACTGCTTGGGCTTATGGAATCATGGCGGCGACCCTAGCAACTTCCTGGCCTTTGAAGGTTACCTGAAAGAATTGCGTAGGGGCTTGAAAGAACCCATGTTTGAGACTCTTGTCCAAGAGGTCTTTTTGGAGAATACACACAGTACTGAAGTTCATTTTGAGCCGATTCCTGGATTGATCGCAAAGCAAGAAGCAATTACCAAAGCTAAGCTGGATGCATATAAGAAAAAGCTGAGCAAAAAAGAGATAAGCGAACTGATAGCCTACAACAAAGATTTGAAAGCTTGGCAAGAAGCTTTGGATAGCGATGAAGATATCCAGAAAATCCCGCTGCTCAACCTTAGTGATGTGGATTCCAAAGCCCAATCGCTACCCTGCGAAAGCGATATCCAGGGGACATACACAATACTGAAGCACCCCGTGCATACCAATGGGATAGTTTATCTGAAGGCTTTTTTCGACCTTTCTCATGCTAATGTCCAAGACCTGCCCTGGATAAAGCTCTATACACAGCTCTTGGGGCAAATCAACAGCGAAAACTTCAGCTTTGGTGACCTTTCCAACGAAATCAGCAACAATACCGGTGGCATAAACCTGTATGTTGATGTGGCAAACAGCTATCAGACTCCTGATGACATTCTGCCCAAACTGGTACTCTCCGGTAAAGCTATTGCTTCCAAGACTGCCAAATTGATGGATCTTTGTACTGAATATGCCCTGAGACCTGCCTTGGACAATCCCTCTCGTATCAAAAGCCTGATCATGGAATTTAAGACTGCCATGGAGCATAATGTGATAAACAGCGGAATGCAGATAACCGTGCAAAGAATGTTTGCTCCCTTCTCGCAGTATCATGCCTTCAAAGATAAAATCAACGGTTTGGACTATCTGAATTTTCTCCGTGATCTAGCCAATAACATGGAAAGTGATATCGATAAGATCATAGGAGAACTGAAATGGGTTCAGTCGCATTTCTTCAATATTCACAAAGCCATATTCAGCATAACGGCAAATGAAGAGCTGATAGATGATGTAGTAAATAAATTACCTGCCTTCACGAAAGAGTGTGGCACAGACGAACATCCGGCTGTGGAAAATGAATTTATCACGAGCAGCACCAATGAAGGAATTGCCGCTCCGATCAAGATCCAGTATGTAGTCCAGGGCGGAAACTTTTTCCGCAAAGGCTATTCCTACTCCGGCCGCCTGCGTGTATTGGCAAACATCCTCAGCAATGAATTCCTCTATAAAGAGCTGCGAGTGAAGGGTGGAGCTTACGGTGGCGGGACCAGTTTCGGTATGGACGGATATCAGTATTTCTATTCTTACCGGGATCCAAACCTCCGTGAAAGCCTGGATGTCTACAGTAATGTCCCGGAATTCATCCGCAGCTTCAAATGCAGTAAACGTGACATGAACAAATACATCCTGGGCGAGATTTCTCAGTTGGATTATCCCAAAACACCAGAAGCCATGGGAACTACTGCCGCGATGGATTATATCACCGGATTTACTCAGGAAGACCGTCAACAAATCCGCGATGAAGTACTCAGCACAAATCTGGAGGACCTGCGGCAATATGCAGATTTGATTCAAGCTATATTGGACAAAAATCATTACGCCGTAATGGGAAACGAAGCCAAGATCAAGGATGCGGCAGATCTGTTTGATATGATCACACCCTTGTTCAAAAAGTGA
- the dapA gene encoding 4-hydroxy-tetrahydrodipicolinate synthase has protein sequence MLQGSYVALVTPFKNGNVDWSALENLINFHLDNGTDGILLLGTTAEAAALAGDEKDALLRFAQQRIAKKVPVMIGTGTNNYMQSLANTKKAEEFGADYALVITPYYIKPTQSGMYEYFKSIASKVNIPIVIYNVPGRTGVNISPETTIRLARECPNIVGIKEASGNLVQATFILRDAPDGFSLMSGEDALNMPLMAIGAKGCISVTANVAPRLMSEHMSSCLNNDFTAAKAQHAYLAQLNHLMFIETNPIPAKEALHMMGYMDLEFRLPLCKMQDNHREILREGLKAYNLI, from the coding sequence ATGCTGCAAGGATCTTATGTTGCACTAGTGACGCCATTCAAAAATGGCAATGTGGATTGGAGTGCTCTAGAAAACCTGATTAATTTTCATTTAGACAACGGCACAGACGGGATACTGCTTCTTGGTACCACCGCCGAAGCAGCCGCCTTGGCAGGGGATGAGAAAGACGCCCTCCTTCGCTTCGCACAACAGAGGATTGCCAAAAAAGTCCCGGTAATGATTGGAACTGGTACGAATAACTACATGCAGAGTCTCGCCAACACCAAAAAGGCAGAGGAATTTGGTGCGGATTATGCCCTTGTAATCACTCCCTATTACATAAAACCCACTCAAAGTGGCATGTACGAATACTTTAAAAGCATAGCGTCCAAAGTAAACATCCCGATCGTGATCTACAATGTTCCCGGACGCACTGGAGTGAATATCTCCCCTGAGACCACCATACGCCTTGCTCGTGAATGCCCCAATATCGTCGGTATAAAAGAGGCCAGTGGCAACCTTGTACAAGCTACCTTTATCCTGAGAGACGCCCCAGATGGCTTTAGCCTGATGAGCGGGGAAGATGCCCTGAACATGCCTCTGATGGCGATAGGAGCCAAAGGGTGCATTTCGGTAACTGCAAATGTTGCTCCAAGATTGATGAGTGAACACATGTCCAGTTGCCTAAATAACGATTTCACCGCAGCCAAAGCTCAACATGCCTATTTGGCGCAGTTGAATCACTTGATGTTCATAGAAACAAACCCCATCCCAGCCAAAGAAGCACTGCATATGATGGGCTATATGGATCTGGAATTCCGTCTACCCCTCTGCAAAATGCAGGATAACCACCGCGAGATATTACGCGAAGGGTTGAAAGCATATAATCTCATCTGA